A region from the Oscillatoria sp. FACHB-1406 genome encodes:
- the glyQ gene encoding glycine--tRNA ligase subunit alpha codes for MALSFQAVIATLNQFWSDRGCAIAQPYDTEKGAGTMNPHTFLRAIGPEPWSVAYVEPSRRPTDGRYGENPNRYQHYYQYQVLIKPSPDNIQEVYLDSLRALGIQPEDRDIRFVEDNWESPTLGAWGVGWEVWLDGMEITQFTYFQQCGGIDCRPVSIEITYGLERLTMYLQNVDAFTKIQWNDRITYGDVHLQGEVEQCTYNFEASDSDLLFNLFSLYEQEAKQLIDRGLVLPSYDYVLKCSHTFNLLDARGVIAVTERTRYIGRIRNLARQVAHLYFQQREALGFPLLEANAEAA; via the coding sequence GTGGCTTTATCTTTTCAGGCAGTAATTGCGACGTTAAATCAATTTTGGAGCGATCGCGGTTGTGCGATCGCGCAGCCCTACGATACGGAGAAGGGCGCAGGAACGATGAACCCTCATACCTTTTTGCGGGCGATTGGCCCAGAACCCTGGTCGGTGGCTTATGTAGAGCCGTCGCGCCGTCCGACAGACGGGCGCTACGGAGAGAACCCAAATCGCTATCAGCACTATTATCAGTATCAAGTTTTGATCAAGCCGTCGCCGGATAATATCCAGGAGGTGTATCTAGATTCTCTGCGAGCATTGGGCATTCAGCCGGAGGATCGCGATATCCGGTTTGTTGAGGATAACTGGGAGTCGCCAACGTTGGGCGCTTGGGGCGTAGGCTGGGAAGTTTGGCTCGATGGGATGGAAATTACGCAGTTCACCTATTTCCAGCAATGCGGGGGAATAGACTGCCGTCCGGTTTCTATCGAAATTACTTACGGACTGGAACGCTTGACGATGTACCTTCAGAATGTGGATGCGTTTACAAAAATTCAGTGGAACGATCGCATCACCTACGGAGACGTACACCTTCAAGGCGAAGTAGAACAATGTACTTATAACTTCGAGGCATCGGATTCCGATCTCTTGTTCAATCTTTTTAGTCTGTACGAACAGGAAGCCAAACAACTGATCGATCGCGGACTCGTTCTGCCCAGCTACGATTACGTTCTTAAGTGTTCCCACACCTTCAACTTGCTCGACGCGCGAGGTGTTATTGCCGTAACCGAACGGACGCGATATATCGGTCGCATCCGTAACCTCGCCAGACAAGTTGCTCATCTGTACTTTCAGCAGCGAGAGGCCTTGGGCTTCCCGTTGCTAGAAGCTAACGCAGAAGCAGCATAA
- a CDS encoding lipid-A-disaccharide synthase-related protein — MKLLCLSNGHGEDEIAVRILEELQHQAPTVELAALPLVGEGGAYQRHNIPVVGAVKQMPSGGFIYMDGKQLWRDVKQGGLLQLVWQQYRAIRQWVQSSSEQTAVLAVGDFVPLLFAYLAGVPYAFVGTARSEYYLRDEGGWLSAQRKLEAVGGSVYHPCDRWLMGRRRCKAVFPRDSLTAQILQEKGQLPVFDSGNPMMDGIESEESAPIFYRPNIDAEEEARSLTILLLPGSRALEAYENWEKIAIAVREIASRFRRQSILFLAAIAPSLSLEPLSATAMANGFQRSTLPEKLPIVDRDAMAFSRDGVLLILTQNAYRDCLLAADFAVAMAGTATEQFVGLGKPAIAIPGRGPQYTYAFAEAQSRLLGCSLILVQKPQEVAEAIQTLLADPDRLQAIAENGRRRMGTAGAARRIAECLNRILL, encoded by the coding sequence ATGAAACTATTGTGTCTGAGCAACGGCCACGGAGAAGATGAAATTGCTGTTCGCATCTTAGAAGAGCTTCAGCATCAAGCACCAACGGTGGAGTTAGCGGCTCTGCCGTTAGTGGGCGAGGGAGGAGCGTATCAGCGACACAATATTCCGGTTGTAGGGGCAGTGAAACAAATGCCCTCCGGTGGGTTTATCTACATGGATGGCAAGCAATTGTGGCGAGATGTCAAACAAGGGGGATTGCTGCAATTGGTGTGGCAACAGTATCGAGCGATTCGTCAATGGGTGCAGTCTTCGAGCGAACAAACAGCGGTGTTGGCGGTGGGCGATTTTGTCCCCCTTTTATTTGCTTATTTAGCTGGCGTTCCTTATGCTTTTGTCGGAACTGCCCGATCTGAATATTATTTACGCGATGAGGGAGGATGGCTTTCAGCGCAACGAAAGCTGGAAGCAGTAGGCGGTTCGGTGTATCATCCTTGCGATCGCTGGCTGATGGGACGAAGACGCTGTAAGGCGGTGTTTCCGAGGGATAGTCTGACGGCACAGATTTTACAGGAAAAAGGGCAGTTGCCAGTGTTTGACTCGGGCAATCCGATGATGGATGGCATCGAGTCGGAAGAGTCTGCGCCGATTTTTTATCGCCCTAACATTGATGCAGAGGAGGAAGCGCGATCGCTGACTATTTTACTGTTACCCGGTTCGAGAGCGTTGGAAGCGTATGAAAATTGGGAAAAGATTGCGATCGCAGTGCGGGAGATTGCATCTCGTTTTCGTCGGCAGTCGATATTGTTTCTAGCGGCGATCGCGCCTTCTCTTAGTTTAGAGCCGTTGAGTGCAACGGCAATGGCGAATGGATTCCAACGAAGCACTTTGCCGGAGAAACTCCCCATTGTCGATAGAGATGCGATGGCATTTTCGCGCGATGGCGTACTGCTAATTCTGACGCAAAATGCGTATCGAGATTGCTTGCTAGCTGCCGATTTTGCCGTAGCGATGGCAGGAACGGCGACAGAACAATTTGTTGGTTTGGGGAAACCCGCGATCGCGATTCCCGGACGCGGACCGCAGTATACTTACGCTTTCGCCGAAGCGCAATCGCGATTGCTGGGATGTTCTCTGATCTTGGTACAAAAACCTCAAGAAGTAGCGGAGGCAATTCAAACACTTTTAGCAGATCCCGATCGCCTGCAAGCGATCGCGGAAAATGGACGGCGACGTATGGGGACAGCAGGGGCTGCAAGACGAATTGCAGAATGTTTGAATCGTATCCTGTTATAG
- the tkt gene encoding transketolase: MVVATQSLEEVAINSIRFLAIDAVEKAKSGHPGLPMGAAPMAFVLWDRAMRYNPKNPQWINRDRFVLSAGHGCMLQYAMLYLTGYDSVTLDDIKNFRQWDSRTPGHPENFMTSGVEVTTGPLGQGIANGVGLAMAEAHLAARFNKPDSTIVDHYTYVILGDGCNMEGISGEACSLAGHLGLGKLIALYDDNHISIDGNTEISFTEDVSKRFEAYGWHILHVENGNTDLDGIAKAIEEAKSVTDKPSMIKVTTTIGYGSPNKANSAGVHGAALGGDEVKATRENLGWEHEPFDIPEDALKHFRKAVDRGAESEAEWQKVWDDYKSKYAEEAAEFERMISDKLPEGWEKALPTYTPADKPLATRKNSEMTLNALAPVLPELIGGSADLTHSNLTELKVSGSFLKGKYENRNLRFGVREHGMGAICNGIALHNSGLIPYGATFLVFTDYMRNAIRLSALAQAGVIWVMTHDSIGLGEDGPTHQPIEHIASLRMIPDLIVYRPADGNETSGAYKVAVERSKAIGSKHKQSTLIAFSRQNLPNLEGSSIENAAKGAYVLSGGDETPDIILIGTGSEVFLCVDAAEKLRAEGKKVRVVSMPSWEIFEDQDAAYKESVLPKEVTKRVSVEAGTTFGWGRYAVSEENAIGINRFGVSAPGDLAMEKFGFTVDNVVAKAKEVLG, encoded by the coding sequence ATGGTCGTTGCTACCCAATCGCTTGAAGAAGTTGCCATTAATTCCATTCGCTTTTTAGCTATTGATGCAGTCGAAAAGGCAAAATCCGGACACCCTGGCTTGCCGATGGGCGCAGCGCCGATGGCCTTTGTCCTCTGGGATCGCGCTATGCGCTACAACCCCAAAAATCCCCAATGGATTAACCGCGATCGCTTCGTCCTCTCCGCCGGACATGGCTGTATGCTTCAATATGCCATGCTCTACCTCACCGGCTACGATAGCGTCACCCTCGACGATATCAAAAACTTCCGTCAGTGGGACTCGAGAACCCCAGGCCACCCGGAAAACTTTATGACTTCCGGTGTCGAAGTCACCACCGGTCCCCTCGGTCAAGGGATTGCTAACGGTGTCGGTTTAGCAATGGCTGAAGCCCACCTCGCCGCACGATTCAACAAACCGGACAGCACCATCGTAGACCACTATACTTACGTCATCCTCGGCGACGGTTGCAACATGGAAGGGATTTCTGGCGAAGCTTGCTCCCTCGCCGGACACCTCGGTTTGGGCAAACTTATCGCTCTCTACGACGACAACCACATCTCCATCGACGGCAACACCGAAATCTCTTTCACCGAAGATGTCAGCAAACGTTTTGAAGCTTACGGTTGGCACATCCTCCACGTCGAAAACGGCAACACCGACCTCGATGGGATTGCCAAAGCAATTGAGGAAGCAAAATCCGTGACGGATAAGCCCTCAATGATTAAAGTTACCACCACCATCGGTTACGGCTCCCCCAACAAAGCCAACAGCGCGGGCGTTCACGGCGCGGCTCTCGGCGGCGACGAAGTGAAAGCCACCCGCGAAAACCTCGGTTGGGAACACGAACCCTTCGACATTCCGGAAGATGCCCTCAAGCACTTCCGCAAAGCCGTCGATCGCGGTGCAGAATCGGAGGCAGAATGGCAGAAGGTTTGGGATGACTACAAATCTAAATACGCAGAAGAAGCCGCCGAATTCGAGCGGATGATTTCTGACAAACTCCCCGAAGGTTGGGAAAAAGCTCTGCCCACCTATACCCCCGCCGATAAACCCCTGGCAACGCGCAAAAACTCGGAAATGACGCTGAATGCGCTCGCCCCAGTCCTCCCCGAACTCATTGGCGGTTCGGCAGACTTAACCCACTCCAACCTCACCGAACTCAAAGTTTCCGGCAGTTTCCTAAAAGGTAAGTACGAAAACCGCAACTTGCGTTTCGGCGTGCGCGAACACGGTATGGGTGCAATTTGTAACGGTATTGCCCTGCATAATTCTGGGTTGATTCCTTACGGCGCAACCTTCCTGGTGTTTACCGACTATATGCGCAATGCGATTCGTCTGTCGGCACTGGCACAAGCGGGCGTAATCTGGGTCATGACCCACGATTCGATTGGTTTGGGCGAAGATGGGCCGACTCACCAACCGATCGAGCATATTGCCTCCCTGCGTATGATTCCCGATTTAATTGTTTATCGTCCCGCCGATGGTAACGAAACTTCGGGCGCGTATAAGGTTGCGGTCGAACGATCAAAAGCCATTGGTAGCAAGCACAAACAATCGACGTTGATTGCCTTCTCCCGCCAAAATCTGCCCAACTTAGAAGGCAGTTCTATCGAAAATGCTGCTAAAGGCGCTTACGTCCTTTCCGGCGGCGACGAAACCCCCGATATTATCCTTATCGGTACGGGTTCGGAAGTCTTTTTGTGCGTCGATGCAGCCGAAAAACTGCGCGCGGAAGGTAAGAAGGTTCGCGTCGTTTCGATGCCGAGTTGGGAAATCTTTGAAGACCAAGATGCGGCTTACAAAGAATCCGTTTTGCCAAAAGAAGTTACGAAGCGCGTTTCAGTAGAAGCGGGTACGACCTTCGGATGGGGACGTTATGCTGTGAGTGAAGAGAACGCGATCGGAATTAATCGTTTTGGGGTTTCCGCTCCTGGCGATTTAGCAATGGAGAAATTCGGTTTCACGGTTGATAACGTCGTAGCGAAAGCGAAAGAAGTTCTCGGCTAA
- a CDS encoding thioesterase family protein, whose product MAFFYSRTVRLADTDAAGVIYFANVLNICHEAYEQALIVAEIALGTMILDFGVALPIAHSACDFLQPIAWGDILQVSVALRELRDRSFELAYEVRLSSERLAANAITRHVCICAQTRRKQALPDAIAQALRSLA is encoded by the coding sequence ATGGCTTTTTTTTACTCTCGTACCGTGCGTTTGGCTGATACCGATGCAGCCGGTGTTATTTATTTTGCAAACGTTCTCAATATTTGCCATGAAGCTTACGAGCAAGCTTTGATAGTGGCGGAGATTGCATTGGGAACGATGATTTTGGATTTTGGCGTGGCGCTGCCGATCGCGCATAGTGCTTGCGATTTTTTGCAGCCCATCGCTTGGGGCGATATCCTTCAAGTTAGCGTGGCGCTGCGGGAGTTGCGCGATCGCAGTTTCGAGCTTGCCTACGAAGTTCGCTTATCCTCCGAACGCCTTGCTGCTAACGCCATCACTCGCCACGTCTGCATTTGCGCCCAAACTCGCCGCAAACAAGCTCTGCCCGACGCGATCGCACAAGCCTTGCGATCGCTTGCCTAA
- a CDS encoding Calvin cycle protein CP12, giving the protein MSSNIEEQIQQERENARAVCNTDGSNAAECAAAWDAVEELQAEASHQRQSKPKANSLEQYCSDNPDAVECRIYDD; this is encoded by the coding sequence ATGAGCAGCAACATCGAAGAACAAATTCAACAAGAGCGCGAAAATGCTAGAGCCGTTTGCAATACCGACGGCAGCAACGCAGCGGAATGTGCGGCTGCTTGGGACGCAGTAGAGGAACTGCAAGCCGAAGCATCCCACCAACGGCAATCTAAGCCCAAAGCCAATTCTCTGGAACAATACTGTAGCGATAATCCCGACGCAGTAGAGTGTAGAATCTACGACGACTAA
- a CDS encoding DUF3177 family protein, which produces MENAVWFKPLIWMDYRLAVLLAAAIPLVLLIWALFKRAEAITRLLVIYWRVASLLAIALYLMIPAWRIAFIAGFAARILIPISLWFWIDLNEEIDDRPPDGIKLATTAWRWAMTVYCILSAIASLPFLSCAFSNNANQLPGCRAWMEVPWTYYHFLHYKADYSNVGLLGFLGAVGLCFYVVSFLYFLLIKLGKQGRSAMER; this is translated from the coding sequence ATGGAAAATGCAGTCTGGTTTAAGCCGCTGATTTGGATGGACTACCGTCTCGCTGTTTTATTAGCAGCGGCAATTCCCTTAGTTTTACTCATTTGGGCGCTATTTAAGCGCGCCGAAGCGATTACTCGCTTGTTAGTTATTTACTGGCGGGTTGCAAGTCTGCTCGCGATCGCGCTTTACTTAATGATTCCAGCATGGCGCATTGCCTTCATTGCCGGATTTGCCGCTCGGATCTTAATTCCCATCTCCCTTTGGTTTTGGATCGATCTCAATGAAGAAATCGACGATCGCCCGCCAGACGGAATTAAGCTCGCAACAACGGCATGGCGCTGGGCGATGACAGTCTATTGTATCCTTAGCGCGATCGCTTCCCTACCTTTTCTTTCCTGTGCTTTTAGCAACAACGCCAACCAACTCCCCGGTTGTCGCGCATGGATGGAAGTTCCTTGGACTTACTACCACTTCCTACACTACAAAGCCGACTATAGTAACGTCGGATTGCTCGGATTCCTTGGGGCGGTCGGTTTGTGCTTCTATGTTGTTTCGTTCCTATATTTTCTGTTAATCAAGCTCGGCAAACAAGGGCGATCGGCAATGGAAAGATGA
- a CDS encoding heme oxygenase (biliverdin-producing) codes for MSVNLSTMLREGTKKSHTAAENVGFVKCFLKGVVEKNSYRKLVGNLYFVYSAMEEEMERHRNHPVLSGVYFPELNRKQSLEEDLQFYYGPNWRSQVRASEAGEAYVNRIREISNTKPELLIAHLYTRYLGDLSGGQILKKIAQTAMNLADGQGTSFYEFPEIPDEKAFKQEYRQRLDETPIDQATADEIVDEANAAFGMNMKMFQELEGNLVKAIGTMLFNTLTRRRSRGSTEADASLATAK; via the coding sequence ATGAGTGTCAATTTATCTACAATGCTGCGCGAAGGGACAAAGAAATCCCATACGGCTGCTGAAAACGTCGGATTTGTCAAGTGCTTTTTAAAAGGTGTTGTTGAAAAGAACTCTTATCGAAAATTAGTTGGAAATCTCTACTTCGTTTACTCCGCAATGGAAGAAGAGATGGAGAGACATCGCAATCACCCCGTCCTCTCCGGCGTTTATTTTCCCGAATTAAACCGCAAGCAAAGTTTGGAAGAAGATTTACAGTTTTATTACGGCCCGAACTGGCGCTCTCAAGTACGAGCTTCTGAAGCGGGAGAAGCCTATGTTAACCGCATTCGGGAAATTTCCAATACCAAACCCGAACTCCTGATCGCTCACCTCTACACTCGCTATCTCGGCGACCTTTCTGGCGGACAAATCCTCAAGAAAATTGCTCAAACTGCAATGAATCTTGCTGACGGTCAAGGCACGAGTTTTTATGAATTTCCTGAAATTCCTGACGAAAAAGCCTTCAAGCAAGAGTATCGCCAGCGTTTAGATGAAACACCCATCGACCAAGCAACAGCGGATGAAATTGTCGATGAAGCAAATGCTGCCTTCGGAATGAACATGAAAATGTTCCAAGAATTGGAAGGAAATTTAGTGAAAGCAATCGGGACGATGTTGTTTAATACGCTAACGCGCCGTCGCTCGCGCGGTAGCACGGAAGCTGATGCTAGCTTAGCGACGGCTAAGTAA